A single region of the Pseudorhodoplanes sp. genome encodes:
- the ptsP gene encoding phosphoenolpyruvate--protein phosphotransferase produces MRGALGGPRVLLRRLREVMAEPVSAQERLDKIVVLIAANMVAEVCSVYVLRVDGTLELYATEGLKREAVHLTVMRIDEGLVGLVASQANPINLSDAQSHPAYSYRPETGEEIYHSFLGVPILRAGNTLGVLVVQNRAHRTYSEEEVEALQTTAMVLAEMIASGELSALARPGAEPAVRPRRSVAGVALSEGIALGHVVLHEPRVVVTNFIADDVQKELQRLDDAIGTLRADVDMMLERGEVTDGGESREVLEAYRMFAHDRGWLDRMREAVATGLTAEAGVERVQSDSRARMLRATDPYLRERLHDLDDLANRLMRQLMGVEHAPRREQLPDNAIVVARMMGPAALLDYDRKRLRGVVLEEGGPTSHVAIVARALGIAAVGEVENITGLVESGDPIIVDGISGEVFLRPPTDIESAYAERVRLRARRQAQYQALRDKPCITKDGKTISLLINAGLLIDLPHIAETGAAGIGLFRTELQFMVATSFPRINEQHSLYRAVLDAAGKRPVTFRTLDIGGDKVLPYMHAFEEENPAMGWRAIRLGLDRPGLMRSQIRALLRASSGRALKIMFPMVATVEEFDQGKALVEHELTHLRRHGHILPERVEIGAMLEVPSLLYQLDELLPRVDFLSVGSNDLLQFMYAVDRGNVRVAGRFDPISAPVLRALRSIAAKGEEHGKPVTLCGELASSPIGALTLVAIGYRSLSLTPSAIGPVKAMLLDLDVSKAKAAIDPLIDAPAGTVSVRHRIEMFAAAEGLQL; encoded by the coding sequence ATGCGTGGCGCACTCGGCGGTCCGCGCGTGCTGTTGCGCCGGCTCCGCGAGGTGATGGCGGAACCGGTCAGCGCGCAGGAGCGTCTGGACAAGATTGTGGTGCTGATCGCCGCCAACATGGTGGCGGAGGTCTGCTCCGTTTACGTGCTGCGCGTGGACGGCACGCTCGAATTGTACGCCACCGAAGGTCTGAAGCGCGAAGCCGTCCACTTAACTGTGATGCGTATCGACGAAGGCCTGGTCGGCCTGGTCGCAAGCCAGGCCAATCCGATCAACCTCTCGGACGCGCAATCGCACCCGGCCTATTCCTACCGCCCGGAAACCGGCGAAGAAATCTATCATTCCTTCCTTGGCGTGCCGATCCTGCGCGCCGGCAATACGCTCGGCGTGCTGGTGGTGCAGAACCGCGCACACCGCACCTATTCCGAGGAAGAAGTCGAGGCGCTGCAGACCACCGCCATGGTGCTGGCGGAGATGATCGCCTCCGGCGAATTGTCCGCCCTCGCCCGTCCCGGTGCCGAGCCGGCCGTCCGCCCGCGCCGCAGCGTTGCCGGCGTCGCGTTGTCGGAAGGCATCGCACTCGGACATGTGGTGCTGCACGAGCCGCGGGTGGTGGTGACGAACTTCATCGCCGACGACGTCCAGAAGGAACTGCAAAGGCTCGACGACGCGATCGGAACATTGCGCGCCGATGTCGACATGATGCTGGAGCGCGGCGAGGTTACTGACGGCGGGGAATCCCGCGAGGTGCTGGAAGCCTACCGCATGTTCGCGCATGACCGAGGCTGGCTCGACCGCATGCGCGAGGCGGTTGCGACCGGCCTCACGGCTGAAGCCGGCGTCGAACGCGTGCAGTCGGATTCGCGCGCCCGCATGCTGCGCGCCACCGATCCTTATCTGCGCGAGCGCCTGCATGATCTCGACGATCTCGCCAATCGCCTGATGCGGCAATTGATGGGCGTGGAACATGCCCCGCGGCGCGAACAATTGCCGGACAACGCCATTGTCGTTGCGCGCATGATGGGTCCGGCAGCCTTGCTGGACTATGACCGCAAGCGGCTGCGCGGCGTCGTGCTGGAGGAAGGCGGGCCGACCTCGCACGTGGCGATTGTCGCCCGTGCGCTGGGGATCGCGGCCGTCGGCGAAGTCGAAAACATCACCGGTCTCGTCGAGTCCGGCGATCCGATCATCGTCGACGGCATCTCGGGCGAAGTCTTCCTGCGGCCGCCGACCGATATCGAAAGCGCCTATGCCGAGAGGGTGCGTCTGCGCGCCCGCCGGCAGGCGCAATATCAAGCCTTGCGCGACAAGCCCTGCATCACCAAGGACGGCAAGACCATTTCTTTGCTGATCAATGCCGGGCTGCTAATCGATCTGCCGCATATTGCAGAGACTGGCGCCGCCGGCATCGGCCTGTTCCGCACCGAATTGCAATTCATGGTCGCGACCTCGTTCCCGCGCATCAACGAGCAGCATTCGCTCTACCGTGCCGTGCTGGACGCGGCCGGCAAGCGGCCGGTGACGTTCCGTACCCTCGACATTGGCGGCGACAAGGTGCTGCCCTACATGCACGCCTTCGAGGAGGAGAATCCGGCGATGGGCTGGCGCGCGATCCGGCTGGGACTCGACCGCCCCGGCCTGATGCGCAGCCAGATCCGCGCGCTGCTGCGCGCCTCGTCAGGCCGCGCCCTAAAGATCATGTTTCCGATGGTGGCGACGGTCGAGGAGTTCGACCAGGGTAAAGCCTTGGTCGAGCATGAACTGACGCATCTGCGCCGGCACGGCCACATCTTGCCGGAACGCGTGGAGATCGGCGCCATGCTGGAAGTGCCCTCGCTGCTCTATCAACTCGATGAGTTGCTGCCGCGCGTGGATTTTCTGTCGGTCGGTTCGAACGATCTGTTACAGTTCATGTATGCCGTCGACCGCGGCAATGTGCGGGTTGCCGGCCGGTTCGATCCGATTTCCGCGCCGGTGCTGCGGGCGCTTCGCTCCATCGCCGCAAAGGGCGAGGAACACGGCAAGCCGGTGACTTTATGCGGCGAACTGGCCTCCTCGCCGATCGGCGCGCTCACGCTGGTCGCGATCGGCTATCGCTCGCTCTCGCTGACGCCGTCGGCGATCGGTCCGGTCAAGGCCATGCTGCTTGATCTCGATGTCAGCAAGGCCAAGGCCGCGATTGATCCCTTGATCGACGCGCCGGCGGGCACCGTCTCAGTCCGCCATCGCATCGAGATGTTCGCAGCCGCCGAAGGCCTGCAGCTCTAA
- a CDS encoding cupin domain-containing protein, protein MRSHSAADIIRLLDLQPHPEGGHYRETFRDSRTVHAGRAASTAIHFLLAKGERSHWHRVDAAEVWHWHAGAPLKLQIADGAKVTTITLGADLLAGEQPQAVVPAGDWQAAETLGDWTLVGCTVAPGFDFSGFELAPKDWSPT, encoded by the coding sequence ATGCGCTCGCATTCAGCAGCCGACATCATTCGCCTGCTCGACCTCCAGCCGCATCCCGAAGGCGGGCATTACCGTGAAACTTTTCGGGATTCCAGGACCGTGCACGCCGGGCGTGCCGCTTCCACCGCCATTCATTTTCTTCTGGCAAAGGGGGAGCGTTCGCATTGGCATCGCGTGGACGCGGCCGAGGTCTGGCATTGGCATGCCGGTGCCCCGCTGAAACTCCAGATCGCCGATGGTGCAAAAGTGACAACCATCACGCTTGGCGCTGACCTCCTGGCAGGTGAACAGCCGCAGGCCGTCGTGCCCGCGGGAGACTGGCAGGCGGCAGAGACCTTGGGCGACTGGACCCTGGTGGGCTGCACCGTCGCGCCGGGATTTGATTTTTCCGGCTTCGAATTGGCGCCGAAGGACTGGTCGCCGACCTAA
- a CDS encoding beta-ketoacyl-ACP reductase has translation MARVAVVTGGTRGIGAAISIALKNAGYRVAANYAGNDEAAQKFRRETDIPVYKWDVSSYDACAAGLKQIGADLGPVDVLVNNAGITRDTMFHKMTPEHWNAVISTNLGSLFNMTRPVIEGMRERKFGRIINISSINGQKGQVGQVNYSAAKAGEIGFTKALAQEGAKSGITVNAICPGYIGTEMVKAVPQEVLQKNILPQIPVGRLGEPEEIARCVVFLASDDAGFITGSTLTANGGQYMS, from the coding sequence ATGGCACGGGTAGCTGTGGTGACAGGCGGCACGCGAGGAATCGGCGCCGCCATTTCGATTGCGCTGAAGAATGCCGGCTATCGTGTTGCGGCCAATTATGCCGGCAACGACGAGGCTGCCCAGAAATTCAGGCGCGAGACGGACATTCCCGTCTACAAATGGGACGTATCCTCGTATGACGCCTGTGCCGCGGGCCTGAAACAGATCGGAGCTGATCTCGGCCCGGTCGACGTGCTGGTGAACAATGCCGGCATCACGCGTGACACCATGTTTCACAAGATGACGCCGGAGCATTGGAATGCCGTGATTAGCACCAATCTCGGCTCGCTGTTCAACATGACGCGGCCCGTGATTGAAGGCATGCGTGAACGCAAGTTCGGTCGCATCATCAATATTTCGTCAATCAACGGTCAGAAGGGCCAGGTCGGCCAGGTGAATTACTCGGCCGCGAAAGCCGGCGAGATTGGCTTCACCAAGGCGCTGGCGCAGGAAGGGGCCAAAAGCGGGATTACGGTCAACGCGATCTGCCCCGGCTATATTGGCACCGAAATGGTGAAGGCAGTGCCACAGGAAGTGCTGCAAAAGAATATTTTGCCGCAGATTCCGGTGGGGCGGCTTGGCGAGCCGGAGGAGATCGCGCGCTGCGTCGTGTTTCTGGCGTCTGACGACGCCGGTTTCATCACCGGCTCGACCCTTACCGCCAATGGCGGGCAGTATATGAGCTGA
- the gloB gene encoding hydroxyacylglutathione hydrolase, with the protein MAAQTHLFPCLSDNFGVLLHDSATGATASIDAPEAAAVEAALKATGWTLTHILVTHHHHDHTDGIAALKANYKCRVIGPRNEAAKIADLDEMVAEGDAIKLGSLTGRVLDTPGHTAGHISLVFDADKLSFVGDTLFSIGCGRVIEGTMEQMWNSLLKLRALPDDTKFFCGHEYTLANIKFALTIEPDNAALKTRAKEAEQLRAAGKPTIPVTIGAEKAENCFLRADVPSVAAALGMSGKSPAEVFAEIRTRKNNF; encoded by the coding sequence ATGGCCGCCCAGACCCATTTGTTTCCGTGCCTGTCCGACAATTTCGGCGTCTTGCTGCACGATTCCGCGACCGGCGCGACAGCCTCGATCGACGCGCCGGAAGCAGCCGCGGTCGAAGCGGCGCTGAAGGCAACCGGCTGGACGCTCACGCATATCCTGGTGACACATCATCATCACGACCACACCGACGGCATCGCCGCGTTGAAAGCAAACTACAAGTGCCGCGTGATCGGCCCGCGCAACGAGGCTGCGAAAATCGCCGATCTCGATGAGATGGTGGCGGAAGGCGACGCCATCAAGCTGGGCTCCCTGACCGGCCGCGTGCTCGATACTCCGGGCCACACCGCCGGTCATATTTCGCTTGTGTTCGATGCCGACAAGCTCTCCTTTGTCGGCGACACGCTGTTCTCGATCGGCTGCGGCCGTGTGATCGAAGGCACGATGGAGCAGATGTGGAATTCGCTGCTCAAGCTGCGCGCCTTGCCCGACGACACGAAGTTTTTTTGCGGCCATGAATATACGCTGGCCAATATCAAATTTGCCCTCACCATCGAGCCGGACAATGCCGCGTTGAAGACGCGCGCGAAGGAAGCCGAGCAGTTGCGCGCGGCCGGCAAGCCGACGATTCCCGTAACGATCGGGGCGGAAAAAGCGGAGAATTGTTTTCTTCGCGCCGATGTTCCCTCTGTCGCTGCGGCGCTTGGCATGAGCGGGAAATCGCCTGCTGAGGTATTTGCAGAAATCCGCACTCGAAAGAATAACTTCTGA
- a CDS encoding EamA family transporter, translated as MTSRAATFIGFTAIMMWSLLAVLTAASGRVPPFQLAAMTFAIGALLGAASWIFRPDAIKALHQLPQVWALGIFGLFGYHALYFMALRLAPPAESGLINYLWPLLIVLFSAFLPGEKLKTHHVAGAMLGLAGTIVLVAGRVQLGFAAEFLPGYCAAFIAAFVWAIYSVLSRRFAAVPTDAVVGFCLVTAVLGGVCHLLFEQTVWPDGVSQWLAVLALGLGPVGAAFYVWDIGVKRGDIRILGATSYAAPVFSTIFLVLAGFAEATLSLVVAAVLIAGGGLLAAKDMLFRKKI; from the coding sequence ATGACGTCGCGCGCGGCCACGTTTATCGGCTTCACCGCCATCATGATGTGGTCGCTGCTGGCGGTGCTGACGGCGGCTTCCGGCCGCGTACCGCCGTTCCAGCTTGCTGCGATGACATTCGCGATCGGTGCGCTGCTCGGCGCGGCGAGCTGGATTTTCCGCCCGGATGCCATCAAGGCTTTGCATCAGCTGCCGCAGGTCTGGGCGCTCGGCATCTTCGGTCTGTTCGGTTATCACGCACTTTACTTCATGGCGTTGCGTCTTGCGCCGCCCGCCGAGTCCGGGCTGATAAATTATCTCTGGCCGCTGCTCATCGTCCTGTTCTCCGCCTTCCTCCCCGGTGAAAAGCTGAAGACGCATCATGTCGCCGGCGCAATGCTCGGTCTTGCCGGCACCATCGTGCTCGTCGCGGGGCGTGTACAGCTTGGCTTTGCGGCTGAATTCCTTCCGGGGTATTGCGCGGCCTTCATCGCCGCCTTTGTCTGGGCGATCTATTCAGTGCTGTCGCGCCGTTTTGCGGCGGTGCCAACCGATGCAGTGGTGGGCTTCTGCCTTGTCACGGCTGTTCTCGGCGGCGTGTGTCATCTGTTGTTCGAGCAGACGGTCTGGCCAGACGGTGTGAGCCAGTGGCTGGCCGTTCTTGCGCTCGGCCTGGGACCGGTCGGCGCGGCATTCTACGTGTGGGACATCGGCGTGAAACGCGGCGATATCCGCATTCTTGGAGCGACCTCCTACGCGGCGCCGGTTTTCTCCACGATCTTTCTCGTGCTCGCAGGATTTGCCGAGGCGACATTATCACTCGTTGTCGCGGCGGTCCTGATCGCCGGTGGTGGATTGCTGGCGGCGAAGGACATGCTATTCAGAAAAAAGATTTAG
- a CDS encoding methyltransferase domain-containing protein has translation MFIDVVDLRDFYSQGLGVVARRFVGRGIRAHWGNLSGLRVAGIGYATPYLGLFREEAERCIALMPAAQGVVKWPSARPGLAALVDETGLPLTEAAVDRVLLVHALEMTDDPVALLREVWRVLAPNGRLLAVVPNRRGLWARIDTTPFGHGRPYSRGQITKILRETLFTPNGWGEALYVPPIPRGWFLRTAVAWERTGATISAPFAGVHIVEATKQVYRAIPARREKRKLVPSLEPALAPAPGAARV, from the coding sequence ATGTTCATCGATGTTGTCGATCTGCGCGATTTTTATTCGCAGGGGCTGGGAGTGGTCGCCCGCCGCTTTGTCGGACGCGGTATCCGCGCGCACTGGGGCAATCTCAGCGGGCTGCGCGTCGCCGGCATCGGCTATGCCACGCCCTATCTTGGGCTGTTTCGCGAGGAAGCGGAGCGCTGCATCGCCTTGATGCCAGCGGCGCAAGGCGTCGTAAAATGGCCCTCGGCACGGCCCGGCCTTGCGGCTCTGGTCGATGAGACCGGATTGCCGCTGACCGAAGCCGCCGTCGACCGCGTATTACTGGTGCATGCCCTGGAAATGACTGACGATCCGGTCGCCCTGCTGCGCGAAGTTTGGCGCGTGCTGGCGCCGAACGGGCGGTTGCTGGCGGTTGTACCCAATCGGCGCGGCCTGTGGGCGCGTATCGATACGACACCGTTCGGCCATGGCCGTCCCTATTCGCGCGGACAGATCACCAAGATTCTGCGCGAAACACTGTTCACGCCCAATGGCTGGGGCGAGGCTCTGTATGTGCCGCCGATTCCACGCGGCTGGTTTCTGCGCACGGCGGTTGCCTGGGAGCGGACGGGTGCGACGATTTCGGCGCCGTTCGCCGGTGTGCATATCGTGGAAGCGACCAAGCAGGTCTATCGCGCGATACCGGCGCGGCGGGAAAAGCGCAAACTGGTGCCTTCGCTCGAACCGGCGCTGGCGCCCGCACCGGGCGCCGCGCGCGTCTAA
- the prmC gene encoding peptide chain release factor N(5)-glutamine methyltransferase, which produces MIDSAQECTTSGARRQMAEMFRKSGIESPELDARILVGHALGLEHAELASAAARVLTRKDIDAINALAARRLRHEPVARIIGRKEFWSLPLRVTPATLVPRPETETVVEAALAVIDAGSARARPLRIVDLGTGTGAILLALLSELPNATGIGSDINPLALETARENARALRLDHRSDFVVSDFGAALGESFDLVVSNPPYIATAELPGLPSEVRDHDPRLALDGGPDGLICYRRIAGEAGEAGRLLRPSGAVVVEIGAGQAAVVRAIFAAAGLEPAAAPRADLAGVPRALAFQGLS; this is translated from the coding sequence ATGATCGACAGCGCGCAGGAATGCACCACCTCCGGCGCCCGCCGGCAGATGGCCGAGATGTTTCGCAAGAGCGGGATCGAGTCTCCCGAACTCGATGCGCGCATTTTGGTCGGCCACGCACTGGGTCTTGAACATGCGGAGCTCGCCTCCGCCGCGGCGCGCGTCCTGACCCGGAAGGACATAGACGCGATCAATGCTCTGGCCGCGCGCCGGCTGCGGCACGAGCCGGTGGCGCGGATCATCGGCCGGAAGGAATTCTGGAGCCTGCCGTTGCGAGTCACACCCGCAACGTTGGTGCCACGTCCGGAAACGGAAACCGTGGTGGAGGCGGCGCTTGCTGTCATCGACGCGGGTTCGGCGCGCGCGCGGCCGTTGCGGATTGTTGATCTGGGCACAGGAACCGGCGCAATCCTTCTTGCCTTGCTCAGCGAATTGCCAAACGCGACCGGGATCGGCAGCGACATCAACCCGCTCGCGCTGGAGACTGCCCGCGAGAATGCGCGCGCGCTCAGGCTGGATCATCGCAGCGACTTCGTCGTGTCGGATTTCGGCGCAGCGCTCGGCGAATCCTTCGATCTCGTGGTCTCGAATCCGCCATATATCGCCACAGCTGAATTACCGGGGCTGCCTTCCGAAGTCCGGGATCACGATCCGCGGCTCGCGCTCGACGGCGGCCCCGACGGCCTCATTTGCTATCGCAGGATTGCCGGGGAGGCCGGGGAGGCCGGACGGCTGCTCAGGCCAAGCGGAGCGGTGGTCGTTGAAATCGGCGCCGGCCAGGCCGCCGTAGTGAGGGCGATTTTTGCAGCAGCCGGTTTGGAACCGGCGGCGGCGCCCCGGGCCGATCTGGCGGGCGTGCCACGTGCCCTTGCTTTTCAGGGCCTTTCTTAA
- a CDS encoding DUF4167 domain-containing protein, producing the protein MRGRNRGGGKSHNPLTRVYESNGPDVKIRGTANHIAEKYIQLARDATASGDPVAAENYYQHAEHYFRLIAAAQEQLRQNQPFQQPRPDSGEARQDDNYDDGEDNAQPQFGGEPHSPRDQQPSHAQPYQRDQQQPYPPRDPQPRHDNRQQNAADTNDVDRLPSFITGGNQPQPHAGNGQQNGHDNQGDRFPLHRRRRRGHRGPRPDMAAGAQSDAPDDASPAGE; encoded by the coding sequence ATGCGGGGACGTAACCGCGGCGGCGGCAAGAGCCACAATCCGCTGACCCGTGTTTATGAATCCAACGGTCCGGATGTGAAAATCCGCGGGACGGCCAACCACATCGCCGAGAAATATATCCAGTTGGCGCGGGATGCGACCGCGTCGGGCGACCCGGTGGCCGCGGAAAATTACTATCAGCACGCCGAGCATTATTTCCGTCTGATCGCCGCAGCGCAGGAGCAGTTGCGGCAGAATCAACCGTTCCAACAACCGCGTCCCGACAGCGGCGAGGCGCGGCAGGACGACAACTACGATGACGGCGAGGACAATGCGCAGCCGCAGTTCGGCGGCGAGCCGCATTCGCCACGCGACCAACAGCCAAGCCACGCGCAGCCCTATCAGCGCGACCAGCAGCAGCCCTATCCGCCGCGCGATCCGCAGCCGCGGCACGACAATCGTCAGCAGAATGCGGCTGATACGAACGACGTCGATCGCCTGCCATCTTTCATCACCGGCGGCAATCAGCCGCAGCCGCATGCCGGCAACGGCCAGCAGAACGGCCACGACAACCAAGGCGACCGTTTCCCGCTGCATCGGCGGCGACGGCGCGGCCATCGCGGGCCACGTCCGGACATGGCCGCAGGCGCCCAAAGCGACGCGCCAGACGACGCGTCTCCGGCCGGCGAGTAA
- the ubiG gene encoding bifunctional 2-polyprenyl-6-hydroxyphenol methylase/3-demethylubiquinol 3-O-methyltransferase UbiG, with translation MAKVHDPVSTIDQDEIDQFARLGTQWWDEHGPMAMLHKFNPVRVGYIRDQVTAYFNRDPKKLGCLSGLRILDIGCGGGILSEPLARLGGTVVGADPSEANIGIAHHHAGQSGVMVDYRATTAEALADQGERFDVVLAMEVVEHVADMPLFVQRCGDMVKPGGLMIAATLNRTLKSFALAIVGAEYVLRWLPRGTHHWDKFVTPGELETAMVKAGLRVVDERGVIYSVLSDRWQLSNDMDVNYMLTAEKPT, from the coding sequence ATGGCCAAGGTTCACGACCCCGTCTCCACCATCGACCAGGACGAAATCGACCAGTTCGCCCGGCTGGGTACGCAATGGTGGGACGAGCACGGCCCCATGGCGATGCTGCACAAGTTCAACCCGGTGCGGGTCGGCTATATCCGCGACCAAGTGACCGCGTATTTCAATCGCGACCCGAAGAAACTGGGCTGCCTGAGCGGCCTGCGCATCCTCGATATCGGTTGCGGCGGCGGCATCCTGTCTGAACCGCTGGCGCGGCTGGGCGGCACTGTTGTCGGCGCAGACCCCTCCGAGGCCAATATCGGAATTGCGCATCATCATGCCGGGCAGTCGGGGGTGATGGTTGATTACCGGGCGACGACGGCTGAAGCCTTGGCCGATCAGGGCGAACGCTTCGACGTCGTGCTGGCGATGGAGGTGGTGGAGCACGTCGCCGACATGCCGCTTTTCGTGCAGCGGTGCGGGGACATGGTGAAGCCGGGCGGTCTGATGATCGCGGCAACTCTCAACCGCACCCTGAAGAGTTTCGCGCTCGCGATCGTCGGAGCCGAATATGTGCTGCGCTGGTTGCCGCGCGGCACGCATCATTGGGACAAGTTCGTGACGCCGGGCGAGCTTGAAACTGCGATGGTGAAAGCCGGCTTGCGGGTCGTCGACGAGCGCGGCGTTATCTATTCCGTTCTGTCCGATCGCTGGCAGCTCTCCAACGACATGGACGTGAATTACATGCTGACGGCCGAGAAACCCACATAG
- the prfA gene encoding peptide chain release factor 1, with protein MLPDAKLDAMLARHAALEAELSGQLAPDAYVKASREFSELGPIIDSVKRYRALVSEMADLDALLADPATDPEMRAMAEAEKPELESRREALEKEIRVHLIPKDAMDERNVILEIRAGTGGDEASLFAGDLFRMYERYAAKQGWKVEIVDASEGTVGGYKEIVAEVKGRGAFAKLKFESGVHRVQRVPDTETSGRIHTSAATVAVLPEAEDVDIAIKDDDLKIDTMRSSGAGGQHVNKTESAIRITHIPSGIVVAVQEDRSQHKNKAKALALLRTKLYDAERSRQDAARAAERKGQVGSGDRSERIRTYNFPQGRVTDHRINLTLYNLPKVIEGEALGEIIDALITENQAALLAAAQDA; from the coding sequence ATGTTGCCTGACGCAAAACTCGACGCCATGCTGGCCCGCCATGCTGCGCTGGAAGCGGAGCTGTCCGGCCAGCTTGCGCCCGACGCCTATGTGAAGGCGTCGCGCGAATTTTCCGAGCTCGGCCCGATCATCGACAGCGTCAAGCGATATCGCGCACTGGTCAGCGAAATGGCCGACCTCGACGCCTTGCTGGCCGACCCCGCGACCGACCCGGAAATGCGGGCGATGGCGGAAGCAGAAAAGCCGGAACTCGAATCCCGCCGCGAGGCGCTGGAAAAGGAAATCCGCGTTCATCTCATTCCCAAGGATGCGATGGACGAGCGCAACGTCATTCTTGAAATCCGCGCCGGCACCGGCGGCGATGAAGCCTCGCTGTTTGCCGGCGACCTGTTCCGCATGTACGAGCGCTACGCCGCCAAGCAGGGCTGGAAAGTCGAAATCGTGGATGCCAGCGAAGGCACCGTGGGCGGCTACAAGGAAATTGTCGCCGAAGTGAAGGGTCGCGGCGCTTTCGCGAAGCTGAAGTTTGAGTCCGGCGTTCACCGCGTTCAACGCGTGCCCGACACGGAAACCTCGGGCCGCATCCACACCTCCGCCGCGACCGTCGCCGTGCTGCCGGAAGCGGAAGATGTCGACATCGCGATCAAGGACGACGACCTGAAGATCGACACCATGCGCTCCAGCGGCGCCGGCGGCCAGCACGTCAACAAGACCGAGTCGGCCATCCGCATCACGCATATTCCGAGCGGCATCGTGGTCGCCGTGCAGGAAGACCGTTCGCAACACAAGAACAAGGCCAAAGCGCTGGCCTTGTTGCGCACCAAGCTCTACGACGCCGAGCGCAGCAGGCAGGACGCCGCCCGCGCCGCCGAGCGAAAGGGCCAGGTCGGCTCGGGCGACCGCTCCGAGCGCATCCGCACCTACAACTTCCCGCAAGGGCGCGTCACCGATCACCGCATCAATCTGACGCTCTACAACCTTCCGAAGGTGATCGAGGGCGAAGCGCTCGGCGAGATCATCGATGCGCTGATCACCGAGAACCAAGCTGCGCTGCTGGCGGCGGCGCAAGACGCCTGA
- a CDS encoding aspartate kinase, protein MSRLVMKFGGTSVADIDRIRNVARHVKREVDAGHEVAVVVSAMAGKTNELVSWCRDASPLHDAREYDAVVASGEQVTAGLLAIVLQGMDIPARSWQGWQLPILTSNAHGSARILDINGAEIVKRFKDRQEVAVIAGFQGIHKDTGRLTTLGRGGSDTSAVAIAAAIQADRCDIYTDVDGVYTTDPRIVPKARRLDKVAFEEMLELASLGAKVLQVRSVELGMVHKVKIFVRSSFEKPEDIDPHGTPPGTLICDEEDIVEQQVVTGIAFSKDEAQISIRNVEDKPGVAAAIFGPLADANINVDMIVQNVSADGKKTDLTFTVPAADYQRSMDVIRKSKSGIGFERLDGATDVAKVSVIGIGMRSHAGVASQAFRALAERNINIRAITTSEIKFSVLIDAAYTELAVRTLHALYGLDKA, encoded by the coding sequence ATGTCACGTCTGGTGATGAAATTCGGCGGAACCTCGGTCGCCGATATTGACCGCATCCGCAATGTCGCGCGCCACGTCAAGCGCGAAGTCGATGCCGGCCATGAGGTCGCGGTTGTGGTCTCGGCCATGGCCGGCAAGACCAATGAGCTGGTCTCCTGGTGCCGAGACGCCTCGCCCCTGCACGATGCCCGCGAATATGATGCCGTGGTCGCCTCCGGCGAACAGGTCACCGCCGGACTGCTTGCCATCGTCCTGCAAGGGATGGATATCCCGGCGCGCTCCTGGCAGGGCTGGCAGTTGCCGATCCTGACCTCCAATGCGCATGGCTCCGCCCGCATCCTCGACATCAACGGCGCCGAAATCGTCAAGCGCTTCAAGGACCGCCAGGAGGTCGCGGTGATCGCCGGCTTCCAGGGCATCCACAAGGACACCGGTCGGCTGACCACGCTCGGCCGCGGCGGCTCCGACACCTCCGCGGTGGCGATCGCCGCAGCCATTCAGGCCGACCGCTGCGACATCTATACCGACGTGGACGGCGTCTACACGACCGATCCGCGCATCGTGCCGAAGGCCCGGCGTCTGGACAAAGTGGCCTTCGAGGAAATGCTCGAACTCGCCTCGCTGGGCGCCAAGGTGCTGCAGGTCCGCTCGGTCGAACTCGGCATGGTGCACAAGGTGAAAATCTTCGTGCGCTCGAGCTTCGAAAAGCCTGAAGACATCGACCCGCATGGAACCCCGCCGGGCACACTTATCTGCGACGAGGAGGATATCGTGGAACAACAGGTCGTCACCGGCATCGCCTTCTCCAAGGACGAAGCGCAGATCTCCATCCGCAATGTCGAGGACAAGCCGGGCGTCGCAGCGGCTATTTTTGGCCCGCTGGCCGACGCCAATATCAATGTGGACATGATCGTCCAGAACGTCTCGGCCGACGGCAAGAAGACCGACCTGACCTTTACCGTGCCGGCGGCGGACTACCAGCGGTCGATGGACGTGATCCGCAAATCCAAATCCGGCATCGGCTTCGAGCGGCTGGACGGGGCAACCGACGTCGCCAAGGTCTCGGTGATCGGAATCGGCATGCGCAGCCACGCCGGCGTTGCCTCGCAAGCCTTCCGGGCCCTGGCCGAGCGCAACATCAATATCCGGGCCATTACGACCTCTGAGATCAAATTCTCGGTGCTGATCGACGCCGCCTATACGGAGCTCGCGGTCCGCACCCTCCACGCGCTCTACGGGCTTGATAAGGCGTAA